One Esox lucius isolate fEsoLuc1 chromosome 1, fEsoLuc1.pri, whole genome shotgun sequence genomic region harbors:
- the chchd2 gene encoding coiled-coil-helix-coiled-coil-helix domain-containing protein 2 isoform X2, with protein sequence MPRGSRSRTSRMAPPARAAPTRPPMARAAAPPSYAPAPAHAPPSAMAAPAAGAARQPGMFAQMATTAAGVAVGSAAGHMIGHAMTGGMGGGGGSQEAARPDVTYQEQPPQYQQQPPMYPPSQYQQQPQSMFQQEPGPQQGSCSYELKQFIECAQTQSDLKLCEGFSEVLKQCKFSNGMS encoded by the exons ATGCCAAGAGGAAGCAGAAGCCGCACGTCAAGGATGGCCCCACCAGCAAG GGCTGCGCCAACACGACCCCCAATGGCCAGGGCTGCGGCTCCACCATCGTATGCCCCAGCGCCTGCCCATGCCCCACCTTCCGCCATGGCTGCCCCAGCCGCTGGTGCTGCCCGCCAGCCTGGCATGTTTGCTCAGATGGCCACTACAGCTGCTGGGGTAGCCGTTGGGTCGGCCGCAGGGCACATGATTGGACATGCAATGACAGGAGGAATGGGTGGAGGCGGAGGAAGCCAGGAGGCTGCCAGGCCTGACGTCACCTACCAG GAGCAGCCCCCGCAGTATCAACAGCAACCTCCCATGTACCCACCATCCCAGTATCAGCAGCAGCCCCAGTCCATGTTCCAACAGGAGCCTGGCCCCCAGCAGGGATCCTGCTCTTATGAGCTCAAGCAGTTCATCGAGTGTGCACAGACCCAGAGTGACCTGAAACTGTGTGAGGGATTCAGCGAGGTCCTCAAGCAGTGCAAGTTCTCCAATG GGATGTCCTGA
- the chchd2 gene encoding coiled-coil-helix-coiled-coil-helix domain-containing protein 2 isoform X1, whose protein sequence is MPRGSRSRTSRMAPPARAAPTRPPMARAAAPPSYAPAPAHAPPSAMAAPAAGAARQPGMFAQMATTAAGVAVGSAAGHMIGHAMTGGMGGGGGSQEAARPDVTYQEQPPQYQQQPPMYPPSQYQQQPQSMFQQEPGPQQGSCSYELKQFIECAQTQSDLKLCEGFSEVLKQCKFSNGKSKSV, encoded by the exons ATGCCAAGAGGAAGCAGAAGCCGCACGTCAAGGATGGCCCCACCAGCAAG GGCTGCGCCAACACGACCCCCAATGGCCAGGGCTGCGGCTCCACCATCGTATGCCCCAGCGCCTGCCCATGCCCCACCTTCCGCCATGGCTGCCCCAGCCGCTGGTGCTGCCCGCCAGCCTGGCATGTTTGCTCAGATGGCCACTACAGCTGCTGGGGTAGCCGTTGGGTCGGCCGCAGGGCACATGATTGGACATGCAATGACAGGAGGAATGGGTGGAGGCGGAGGAAGCCAGGAGGCTGCCAGGCCTGACGTCACCTACCAG GAGCAGCCCCCGCAGTATCAACAGCAACCTCCCATGTACCCACCATCCCAGTATCAGCAGCAGCCCCAGTCCATGTTCCAACAGGAGCCTGGCCCCCAGCAGGGATCCTGCTCTTATGAGCTCAAGCAGTTCATCGAGTGTGCACAGACCCAGAGTGACCTGAAACTGTGTGAGGGATTCAGCGAGGTCCTCAAGCAGTGCAAGTTCTCCAATGGTAAGTCTAAAAGTGTGTGA
- the si:ch211-235m3.5 gene encoding BICD family-like cargo adapter 1 isoform X1 — translation MDRLSEWRKLELGDAFYFEYDSEEIADYQDPNELLAVLKQKEEDVLLAAQLGKALLLENRQLKEQSEKLHEQYAGKLEELEQGRHDMRVKLEGCQSGWESQVGDLERDIRDLSGHVDRLTQALCDAERNKTRVQEEHSEHIQHLNEQLSTAMEVERVMTGELQTLKQELQQRGHNNRPEDEEVFSALREQVLRLSQKEQALEERLKSVCKDNADLRDSLATLHARLALQEQHNQQGSQQLAEAWQEAAAARGHSQQLQVQVEELQEEISLQHRCSYGNASLLSELESSLDTLGPDREQMTQEVHYILELLQPLTLEVKHSEGSKVIEEDDLQAMLVQLKSVAQNLANDIHSHQISQLQKENAELKLRLENSQDTDEAKQAIRDRDEAIAKKNLMEAELMRSKNDMMYLNNQLLEAIQRKLELSQELEAWQDDIQIIINQQLKTQQQSEQIQQVHRNSVSNAKFFWKRPSTVSSTRARWPSTSPATWTPESLQDKPQSPWKDWLRRGKLAEPSK, via the exons ATGGATCGATTAAGTGAATGGAGGAAGCTGGAACTGGGGGATGCGTTTTATTTTGAGTATGATTCGGAAGAAATAGCTGATTATCAAGACCCCAATGAACTTTTAGCAGTTTTGAAACAAAAGGAGGAAGACGTCCTTTTGGCCGCGCAGTTGGGGAAGGCATTGCTTTTGGAAAATCGTCAGTTGAAGGAACAGAGCGAAAAACTTCATGAACAGTATGCTGGCAAACTTGAG GAACTGGAGCAAGGCCGGCATGATATGCGGGTGAAGCTGGAGGGCTGCCAGTCTGGTTGGGAAAGCCAGGTGGGGGACCTGGAGAGGGACATAAGGGATCTGAGTGGCCATGTGGACAGACTTACCCAAGCCCTGTGTGATGCTGAGAGGAACAAGACCAGGGTCCAGGAGGAACACTCAGAACACATCCAGCACCTGAACGAACAACTCAGCACC GccatggaggtggaaagagTGATGACAGGGGAGCTGCAAACTCTAAAACAGGAGCTCCAACAGCGAGGCCACAACAACAGACCAGAGGATGAGGAAGTGTTCAGTGCACTGAGGGAGCAG GTGCTGCGTCTGTCCCAGAAAGAGCAGGCTCTTGAGGAGCGACTAAAGAGCGTGTGTAAGGACAACGCTGACCTACGGGACAGCCTGGCCACTCTACACGCCCGGTTAGCTCTTCAGGAGCAGCATAACCAGCAGGGCAGCCAACAG ctGGCGGAGGCATGGCAGGAGGCTGCAGCTGCAAGGGGGCATTCCCAGCAGCTTCAGGTCCAGGTAGAGGAGTTGCAGGAGGAGATCTCCCTGCAGCACAGGTGTAGCTATGGAAACGCGTCCCTACTATCTGAGCTGGAGAGCAGTCTGGACACCCTGGGCCCGGACAGAGAACAG ATGACCCAGGAAGTTCATTACATCCTGGAACTACTGCAACCCCTGACCCTGGAAGTAAAACATTCTGAGGGGTCAAAGGTTATAGAGGAAGATGACCTGCAGGCTATGCTGGTCCAGCTGAAGAGTGTGGCTCAGAACCTTGCCAACGACATCCACAGCCATCAA ATCTCCCAGCTCCAGAAGGAAAACGCTGAACTGAAGTTGAGGCTGGAAAACAGTCAGGATACAGATGAAGCCAAACAGGCAATCAGAGACCGAGATGAAGCCATAGCTAA AAAGAATTTGATGGAAGCCGAACTAATGAGGAGTAAGAATGACATGATGTATCTGAACAACCAGCTGCTGGAGGCTATCCAACGGAAGCTGGAACTGTCTCAGGAACTAGAGGCCTGGCAG GATGACATCCAGATAATCATCAATCAGCAGCTGAAGACCCAGCAGCAGTCAGAGCAGATACAGCAAGTCCATAGGAATTCTGTTTCCAATGCCAAGTTTTTCTGGAAAAGACCCAGCACAGTTTCCTCCACTAGGGCCCGCTGGCCCTCCACTTCCCCCGCTACCTGGACCCCAGAGTCTCTGCAGGACAAGCCCCAGTCCCCCTGGAAAGACTGGCTCCGACGGGGCAAGTTGGCAGAACCAAGCAAATAG
- the si:ch211-235m3.5 gene encoding BICD family-like cargo adapter 1 isoform X3 produces MRVKLEGCQSGWESQVGDLERDIRDLSGHVDRLTQALCDAERNKTRVQEEHSEHIQHLNEQLSTAMEVERVMTGELQTLKQELQQRGHNNRPEDEEVFSALREQVLRLSQKEQALEERLKSVCKDNADLRDSLATLHARLALQEQHNQQGSQQLAEAWQEAAAARGHSQQLQVQVEELQEEISLQHRCSYGNASLLSELESSLDTLGPDREQMTQEVHYILELLQPLTLEVKHSEGSKVIEEDDLQAMLVQLKSVAQNLANDIHSHQISQLQKENAELKLRLENSQDTDEAKQAIRDRDEAIAKKNLMEAELMRSKNDMMYLNNQLLEAIQRKLELSQELEAWQDDIQIIINQQLKTQQQSEQIQQVHRNSVSNAKFFWKRPSTVSSTRARWPSTSPATWTPESLQDKPQSPWKDWLRRGKLAEPSK; encoded by the exons ATGCGGGTGAAGCTGGAGGGCTGCCAGTCTGGTTGGGAAAGCCAGGTGGGGGACCTGGAGAGGGACATAAGGGATCTGAGTGGCCATGTGGACAGACTTACCCAAGCCCTGTGTGATGCTGAGAGGAACAAGACCAGGGTCCAGGAGGAACACTCAGAACACATCCAGCACCTGAACGAACAACTCAGCACC GccatggaggtggaaagagTGATGACAGGGGAGCTGCAAACTCTAAAACAGGAGCTCCAACAGCGAGGCCACAACAACAGACCAGAGGATGAGGAAGTGTTCAGTGCACTGAGGGAGCAG GTGCTGCGTCTGTCCCAGAAAGAGCAGGCTCTTGAGGAGCGACTAAAGAGCGTGTGTAAGGACAACGCTGACCTACGGGACAGCCTGGCCACTCTACACGCCCGGTTAGCTCTTCAGGAGCAGCATAACCAGCAGGGCAGCCAACAG ctGGCGGAGGCATGGCAGGAGGCTGCAGCTGCAAGGGGGCATTCCCAGCAGCTTCAGGTCCAGGTAGAGGAGTTGCAGGAGGAGATCTCCCTGCAGCACAGGTGTAGCTATGGAAACGCGTCCCTACTATCTGAGCTGGAGAGCAGTCTGGACACCCTGGGCCCGGACAGAGAACAG ATGACCCAGGAAGTTCATTACATCCTGGAACTACTGCAACCCCTGACCCTGGAAGTAAAACATTCTGAGGGGTCAAAGGTTATAGAGGAAGATGACCTGCAGGCTATGCTGGTCCAGCTGAAGAGTGTGGCTCAGAACCTTGCCAACGACATCCACAGCCATCAA ATCTCCCAGCTCCAGAAGGAAAACGCTGAACTGAAGTTGAGGCTGGAAAACAGTCAGGATACAGATGAAGCCAAACAGGCAATCAGAGACCGAGATGAAGCCATAGCTAA AAAGAATTTGATGGAAGCCGAACTAATGAGGAGTAAGAATGACATGATGTATCTGAACAACCAGCTGCTGGAGGCTATCCAACGGAAGCTGGAACTGTCTCAGGAACTAGAGGCCTGGCAG GATGACATCCAGATAATCATCAATCAGCAGCTGAAGACCCAGCAGCAGTCAGAGCAGATACAGCAAGTCCATAGGAATTCTGTTTCCAATGCCAAGTTTTTCTGGAAAAGACCCAGCACAGTTTCCTCCACTAGGGCCCGCTGGCCCTCCACTTCCCCCGCTACCTGGACCCCAGAGTCTCTGCAGGACAAGCCCCAGTCCCCCTGGAAAGACTGGCTCCGACGGGGCAAGTTGGCAGAACCAAGCAAATAG
- the si:ch211-235m3.5 gene encoding BICD family-like cargo adapter 1 isoform X2: MDDSEFSGNVQVKEQLGSSVSKVVVVKRGSLKSVCHGPVTDVVSRGMIGNRGVGTCPSMCAALPGTAMEVERVMTGELQTLKQELQQRGHNNRPEDEEVFSALREQVLRLSQKEQALEERLKSVCKDNADLRDSLATLHARLALQEQHNQQGSQQLAEAWQEAAAARGHSQQLQVQVEELQEEISLQHRCSYGNASLLSELESSLDTLGPDREQMTQEVHYILELLQPLTLEVKHSEGSKVIEEDDLQAMLVQLKSVAQNLANDIHSHQISQLQKENAELKLRLENSQDTDEAKQAIRDRDEAIAKKNLMEAELMRSKNDMMYLNNQLLEAIQRKLELSQELEAWQDDIQIIINQQLKTQQQSEQIQQVHRNSVSNAKFFWKRPSTVSSTRARWPSTSPATWTPESLQDKPQSPWKDWLRRGKLAEPSK; the protein is encoded by the exons ATGGATGACTCTGAGTTCTCTggaaatgtacaagtgaaaGAACAGCTAGGGAGTAGCGTGTCAAAAGTTGTTGTTGTGAAGAGGGGCAGTTTGAAGAGTGTTTGCCACGGTCCGGTCACTGACGTTGTCTCACGGGGCATGATCGGGAACAGGGGTGTTGGTACCTGTCCTTCCATGTgtgctgcactgccgggcacg GccatggaggtggaaagagTGATGACAGGGGAGCTGCAAACTCTAAAACAGGAGCTCCAACAGCGAGGCCACAACAACAGACCAGAGGATGAGGAAGTGTTCAGTGCACTGAGGGAGCAG GTGCTGCGTCTGTCCCAGAAAGAGCAGGCTCTTGAGGAGCGACTAAAGAGCGTGTGTAAGGACAACGCTGACCTACGGGACAGCCTGGCCACTCTACACGCCCGGTTAGCTCTTCAGGAGCAGCATAACCAGCAGGGCAGCCAACAG ctGGCGGAGGCATGGCAGGAGGCTGCAGCTGCAAGGGGGCATTCCCAGCAGCTTCAGGTCCAGGTAGAGGAGTTGCAGGAGGAGATCTCCCTGCAGCACAGGTGTAGCTATGGAAACGCGTCCCTACTATCTGAGCTGGAGAGCAGTCTGGACACCCTGGGCCCGGACAGAGAACAG ATGACCCAGGAAGTTCATTACATCCTGGAACTACTGCAACCCCTGACCCTGGAAGTAAAACATTCTGAGGGGTCAAAGGTTATAGAGGAAGATGACCTGCAGGCTATGCTGGTCCAGCTGAAGAGTGTGGCTCAGAACCTTGCCAACGACATCCACAGCCATCAA ATCTCCCAGCTCCAGAAGGAAAACGCTGAACTGAAGTTGAGGCTGGAAAACAGTCAGGATACAGATGAAGCCAAACAGGCAATCAGAGACCGAGATGAAGCCATAGCTAA AAAGAATTTGATGGAAGCCGAACTAATGAGGAGTAAGAATGACATGATGTATCTGAACAACCAGCTGCTGGAGGCTATCCAACGGAAGCTGGAACTGTCTCAGGAACTAGAGGCCTGGCAG GATGACATCCAGATAATCATCAATCAGCAGCTGAAGACCCAGCAGCAGTCAGAGCAGATACAGCAAGTCCATAGGAATTCTGTTTCCAATGCCAAGTTTTTCTGGAAAAGACCCAGCACAGTTTCCTCCACTAGGGCCCGCTGGCCCTCCACTTCCCCCGCTACCTGGACCCCAGAGTCTCTGCAGGACAAGCCCCAGTCCCCCTGGAAAGACTGGCTCCGACGGGGCAAGTTGGCAGAACCAAGCAAATAG